The Blastocatellia bacterium genome includes a region encoding these proteins:
- a CDS encoding SDR family oxidoreductase: protein MRTQELFDLTGKVAIITGGATGIGKQMAEALAEMGASVVLCSRKIERCEQAAAEFRQLGVKALGLRCDVTSQDEVNAMVEKTRAEFGRIDILVNNSGRTWAAPAETMSLADWQKVMEANVTGTFLCSQAVGRVMIEQRGGKIINISSVAGFFGAPPELVDAIGYHTSKGAIIAFTRDLACKWARYNIYVNAIAPGWFRTHMSEWVLGHRGESLLPFIPLGRFGGPDELKGAVVYLASNASNYVTGQVLMVDGGLSIM, encoded by the coding sequence ATGCGAACCCAAGAATTATTCGATTTGACTGGCAAGGTCGCCATTATCACCGGCGGCGCGACAGGTATTGGCAAGCAGATGGCTGAAGCATTAGCTGAGATGGGGGCTAGTGTCGTTCTGTGCTCACGCAAAATTGAACGATGCGAGCAAGCGGCAGCCGAATTTCGTCAACTGGGAGTGAAAGCTCTTGGCCTGCGGTGCGACGTAACCAGCCAGGATGAAGTCAACGCCATGGTCGAAAAGACACGGGCGGAATTTGGGCGCATTGACATCTTGGTGAACAACTCAGGGCGAACCTGGGCAGCACCAGCAGAAACGATGAGCCTCGCTGATTGGCAAAAAGTGATGGAAGCCAATGTGACAGGAACTTTTCTCTGTTCACAAGCTGTTGGTCGCGTCATGATTGAGCAGCGTGGAGGCAAGATCATTAATATAAGCTCAGTCGCAGGTTTCTTTGGCGCGCCACCCGAATTAGTTGATGCCATCGGTTACCACACAAGCAAAGGAGCCATTATCGCTTTCACCCGCGACTTAGCTTGTAAATGGGCTCGATACAACATCTATGTCAACGCGATTGCACCCGGCTGGTTTCGCACCCACATGTCTGAATGGGTGCTAGGCCATCGAGGTGAATCCTTACTGCCGTTTATTCCCCTTGGTCGGTTTGGTGGACCTGACGAATTGAAAGGAGCTGTCGTCTATCTGGCATCTAACGCCTCAAACTATGTGACAGGCCAGGTACTTATGGTGGATGGAGGGTTATCCATTATGTGA
- a CDS encoding NAD-dependent epimerase/dehydratase family protein, with the protein MKTVLVTGGTGLIGSHLIEQLLANERHPSEIRALVRPNSDAEFLRRKGVQLCYGDLLDIDSLKAAMKDVSVVFHCAALVAKREQFSARALPEANWRVNYRGTQHMLEAAGQAGVDRFIYTSTLGIHGVPGEYAESKRAAEQEVENYARTGRLKTVILRPPVTVGARDHLFTPHLIRLARRKIVPLINNGAVSIPFADARDVAAALVLASHHPQAVGRTYDLVGFFAPLEEVIRFFSARLGCHTRIVNVPYGAAYLAARLGEVVMAIARRSYRPIRSGHLVALARLLVTGLRIDTTALQHELGFEPRYGMQETFEHAIGWQLAQEGKA; encoded by the coding sequence ATGAAGACAGTGCTGGTCACAGGGGGAACCGGCCTCATTGGGAGCCATCTGATTGAGCAGCTCCTCGCCAATGAGCGCCATCCGTCAGAGATTCGCGCCCTCGTGCGGCCTAACAGTGACGCGGAGTTTCTGCGCCGCAAAGGAGTGCAACTTTGCTATGGCGACCTGCTGGATATTGATTCATTGAAAGCAGCAATGAAAGATGTCAGCGTCGTCTTTCATTGCGCGGCACTCGTTGCCAAGCGTGAGCAATTCTCGGCGCGGGCACTGCCAGAGGCTAACTGGCGGGTTAATTACAGGGGGACACAACACATGCTGGAAGCTGCTGGGCAGGCCGGTGTAGACCGATTCATCTATACCTCCACACTGGGAATCCACGGCGTACCCGGCGAGTATGCCGAGTCCAAGCGGGCAGCCGAACAAGAGGTCGAGAACTACGCCCGCACAGGCCGATTGAAGACGGTCATTCTCCGTCCGCCAGTGACAGTGGGAGCACGAGACCACCTCTTCACCCCACACTTGATCCGATTGGCCCGAAGAAAAATTGTGCCGCTGATCAACAATGGCGCGGTTTCTATCCCCTTTGCCGACGCGCGCGATGTGGCCGCAGCACTTGTTCTGGCCAGCCACCATCCACAGGCAGTGGGCCGAACTTACGATCTGGTAGGATTTTTCGCGCCGCTAGAGGAGGTCATCCGGTTTTTCAGTGCTCGGCTGGGCTGCCATACTCGTATCGTGAATGTGCCGTATGGCGCAGCTTACCTGGCTGCACGCCTGGGTGAGGTGGTCATGGCAATCGCGCGGAGAAGTTACCGCCCGATTCGCTCGGGGCATCTGGTCGCACTTGCTCGCCTTCTGGTCACGGGATTGCGCATTGACACCACTGCGCTTCAGCATGAGCTTGGATTTGAACCACGCTATGGCATGCAGGAGACATTCGAGCACGCAATCGGCTGGCAATTAGCACAGGAGGGCAAGGCATGA
- the thiE gene encoding thiamine phosphate synthase, translating to MSLVQEAARAGVDLIQIREKDLPARELCHLVERVVVATVGSSTQVLVNDRFDIALACGAHGVHLTTQSLPPEVVRKHVGASFLIGVSTHSLEEVNRAQAGGADFVVLGPVFDTPSKRHYGPPLGLKPFAEIIQQTQIPVFGIGGIDLRNFSDVLACGAAGIAAIRLFIQNPIEEVVRCVTQHRPGKEAG from the coding sequence ATGAGCCTTGTGCAAGAGGCGGCGCGGGCCGGCGTTGATTTAATCCAAATTCGTGAAAAGGACCTACCGGCACGTGAACTTTGTCATCTGGTTGAGCGAGTCGTAGTCGCCACCGTTGGCTCGAGCACGCAGGTATTGGTCAACGATCGGTTTGACATCGCGCTAGCGTGTGGCGCGCACGGCGTCCATCTGACCACACAATCACTCCCACCGGAGGTTGTGAGAAAGCACGTGGGAGCATCGTTTCTAATTGGCGTCTCGACTCATTCACTTGAAGAGGTGAACCGAGCGCAAGCGGGCGGCGCCGATTTTGTCGTGCTAGGTCCTGTGTTCGACACACCATCGAAACGGCACTATGGCCCGCCGCTCGGCTTGAAGCCGTTTGCAGAGATCATTCAGCAAACGCAGATCCCCGTCTTCGGTATTGGCGGCATTGATCTGAGGAATTTTTCTGACGTGCTGGCCTGTGGCGCAGCAGGCATAGCCGCCATCCGACTATTCATCCAAAATCCTATCGAAGAGGTTGTGCGTTGCGTTACCCAACATAGGCCTGGTAAGGAGG
- a CDS encoding methyltransferase domain-containing protein, whose translation MKTDALELVCCPACHHDLTLTEASVSDDIEMGELVCGGCAKVYSIENGLPHFAAPQELVGKNKIAYWAQTLIFSRTYEQTVIKPMSYVFKMSEAEARREYLSCLQLAPGDKLLEIAVGPGPNLRYLHQMFNGVKLYALDLSTGMLQQCAKNLKTWSVEAHLFQGLAEALPFKSNSFNVVLQVGGLNTFRDLKQALAEMLRVAKPGAQIVNVDEWLDPERLPRWWARALVRAVPALHQKTGPPLHLVPAEAVGKHCERIWNGCGYRLEFRKPASP comes from the coding sequence ATGAAAACAGATGCGCTCGAATTGGTATGTTGCCCTGCATGTCACCACGACCTGACACTAACAGAGGCCAGCGTTAGCGACGACATTGAAATGGGAGAGTTGGTCTGTGGTGGTTGCGCCAAGGTCTATTCAATAGAGAACGGACTGCCTCACTTTGCGGCGCCGCAGGAGCTGGTGGGCAAGAACAAGATCGCCTACTGGGCCCAGACGCTCATCTTCTCTCGCACCTATGAGCAAACGGTGATCAAGCCGATGAGCTATGTGTTCAAGATGTCGGAAGCAGAAGCGCGACGTGAATACTTGTCTTGCTTGCAGCTTGCACCGGGCGACAAGCTGTTAGAAATCGCTGTAGGCCCTGGTCCAAACCTGCGCTATCTGCATCAAATGTTCAACGGCGTGAAACTGTATGCACTGGACCTCTCGACCGGGATGCTGCAACAATGCGCCAAAAATCTGAAAACATGGTCGGTGGAGGCGCATTTGTTTCAGGGCTTGGCAGAAGCGTTGCCATTCAAGAGCAATTCGTTCAACGTGGTCTTGCAAGTGGGCGGACTCAATACTTTCCGTGACCTGAAACAGGCGCTGGCCGAAATGCTGCGCGTGGCCAAGCCGGGAGCTCAAATCGTGAACGTTGACGAATGGCTTGATCCAGAGCGCCTCCCGCGTTGGTGGGCGCGTGCGCTCGTGCGAGCTGTGCCGGCGTTGCACCAAAAAACCGGTCCGCCGTTGCATTTGGTTCCTGCCGAAGCGGTCGGGAAACACTGTGAGCGCATCTGGAATGGTTGCGGTTATCGGCTGGAATTCCGCAAGCCGGCTTCTCCCTAG
- a CDS encoding leucine dehydrogenase yields the protein MEMFARIEASGHEELIFCQNKDVGLRAIIAIHDTTLGPALGGTRMWPYKTETEAIEDALRLSRSMTYKSAAAGLNMGGGKAVIIGDPKKDKSEALFRAYGRFVESLQGRFITGEDVGIDVNDVDYMYMETRYVVGVSPAHGGGGDPAPVTAFGVLQGIKACVEEKFGKTSLKGLTVAVQGLGAVGMHLVKLLADKGMKIIATDIDPERVQHAVAQFGIEAVNPDEIYQVPADIFAPCALGSVINDQTIDQFQFKLIAGAANNQLQEDHHGEALHRRGILYAPDYVINAGGLINVFVELEGYNRERALRMTRGIYYNLRKVFQIARQENIPTSQAADKLVEQRIAMVRQLRSMYTGGGIHRLRWDR from the coding sequence ATGGAAATGTTTGCGCGAATCGAAGCGAGCGGGCACGAAGAACTGATCTTCTGTCAGAATAAAGATGTAGGCTTGAGAGCCATCATCGCAATTCATGATACGACATTGGGTCCGGCGCTCGGCGGCACGCGCATGTGGCCCTACAAGACCGAAACAGAGGCGATTGAAGACGCGCTGCGGCTCTCGCGCAGTATGACCTACAAATCGGCAGCCGCGGGTTTGAACATGGGTGGTGGCAAGGCGGTCATCATTGGCGATCCGAAAAAAGATAAGTCCGAGGCGCTGTTTCGCGCTTATGGCCGATTCGTTGAAAGTCTGCAAGGCCGCTTCATCACCGGCGAAGACGTTGGCATTGATGTCAACGATGTGGATTACATGTACATGGAGACGCGGTATGTGGTCGGCGTCTCGCCGGCACACGGCGGTGGCGGCGACCCGGCGCCAGTCACCGCGTTCGGTGTGCTTCAAGGCATCAAGGCATGCGTCGAAGAGAAATTCGGTAAGACTTCGCTCAAAGGACTAACCGTCGCAGTGCAGGGCTTAGGGGCAGTGGGCATGCACCTGGTCAAGCTGTTAGCCGACAAAGGCATGAAAATCATCGCCACCGATATTGATCCCGAACGTGTGCAACACGCCGTTGCTCAGTTCGGTATCGAAGCTGTCAATCCAGATGAGATTTATCAGGTCCCTGCCGATATTTTTGCCCCCTGCGCGCTGGGTTCAGTGATCAATGATCAGACGATTGATCAGTTTCAATTCAAATTAATCGCTGGCGCAGCCAATAATCAATTGCAGGAAGATCATCATGGCGAGGCGCTCCACCGACGAGGGATTCTTTATGCGCCCGACTATGTGATCAATGCGGGCGGCTTGATCAACGTGTTCGTTGAGCTGGAAGGCTATAACCGTGAGCGAGCATTGCGCATGACGCGGGGCATTTACTACAACCTCAGGAAAGTTTTTCAAATCGCCCGGCAGGAGAATATCCCGACTTCTCAGGCGGCTGATAAATTGGTCGAGCAACGTATCGCCATGGTCAGGCAGTTGAGAAGTATGTACACAGGCGGCGGCATCCATCGTCTGCGATGGGACCGGTAA
- a CDS encoding NAD-dependent epimerase/dehydratase family protein, translating into MNVLVTGGTGFIGSFLVEALVNRGDCVRCLVLEGEPLGRIAHLPVQWCYGDLCRSETLRPIVRSVDYIYHLAGLKQTWDEVQYFRVNFEGTKNLVEACLSENRALKRFLFTSSQAAAGPSRDGHPLTEEEACAPRTAYGRSKRAAEEYLLAQRAELPITIVRLALVYGPTNITTEKGLAMARWRLIPKIDQFINLIHIQDAVEALILAAEHERARGQLYFITNAEPVSLQDVVEQTLKIQNRTGLVVPIPQWLLRLFAKLGGAYRTWADRPQRPLDMKEELSDLLQKYWICSGEKAKHELGFQPRVSLKAGIEQTLRWYENRSSQKR; encoded by the coding sequence ATGAACGTCCTGGTCACCGGCGGCACAGGTTTCATCGGCAGTTTCTTGGTCGAAGCGCTCGTCAATCGCGGCGACTGCGTTCGGTGTCTGGTGCTAGAAGGAGAACCGCTCGGTCGAATCGCTCACTTGCCCGTCCAGTGGTGTTACGGTGACCTCTGTCGTAGCGAGACGTTGAGGCCAATCGTCCGCTCGGTAGATTACATCTATCATCTGGCCGGCCTCAAACAAACGTGGGACGAAGTCCAGTACTTCCGCGTGAACTTCGAGGGAACAAAAAATCTCGTCGAAGCGTGCCTCAGCGAGAACCGCGCCCTGAAGCGATTTCTTTTCACCAGCAGCCAAGCGGCAGCAGGACCAAGCCGCGACGGTCACCCGCTAACCGAAGAGGAAGCTTGCGCGCCGCGCACCGCCTACGGGCGGAGCAAGCGAGCTGCCGAAGAGTACCTGCTTGCACAACGAGCAGAACTTCCCATCACAATCGTGCGCCTCGCCTTAGTCTATGGCCCGACAAATATCACCACCGAAAAAGGACTGGCGATGGCGCGTTGGCGGCTCATTCCGAAAATAGACCAGTTCATCAATCTGATTCACATCCAGGATGCCGTGGAGGCGCTGATACTGGCGGCTGAACACGAACGGGCACGCGGCCAGCTTTATTTCATCACCAACGCGGAGCCGGTCTCATTGCAAGACGTGGTTGAACAAACGTTGAAGATACAGAACCGCACAGGACTCGTGGTGCCGATTCCGCAGTGGCTGCTCAGGCTCTTCGCAAAACTGGGCGGCGCCTACCGGACGTGGGCTGACCGACCGCAGCGCCCTTTGGATATGAAAGAGGAACTCAGTGACTTGTTACAAAAGTATTGGATATGTAGTGGAGAGAAAGCCAAACATGAACTAGGCTTTCAACCACGAGTGTCCTTGAAGGCCGGGATTGAACAGACACTTCGGTGGTACGAAAACCGTTCATCCCAAAAGCGGTAA
- the efp gene encoding elongation factor P, which translates to MLANDIRRGMIIIHDGVPQRVLEFQHRTPGNLRAFVQVRLRNLKSGTSSEIRFSSTDVVERAILDEHEMEYMYSDGQMYHFMNTENYEQIALDAEALGDAIDYLVPGTRIKVEFFEGQPIGVELPPVVELTVIETEPGLKGATASNSPKPAKLETGVTIQVPPFIKEGDKIRVDPNKGVYLERAK; encoded by the coding sequence ATGCTAGCAAATGATATTCGCCGAGGAATGATTATCATCCACGATGGTGTGCCACAACGGGTATTAGAATTTCAGCATCGGACGCCTGGCAACTTGCGCGCATTTGTGCAAGTGAGGCTCCGCAATCTGAAATCCGGAACGTCGTCGGAAATTCGTTTCAGTTCAACGGACGTGGTTGAACGCGCCATCCTCGATGAGCATGAGATGGAATACATGTATTCGGATGGCCAGATGTATCACTTCATGAACACCGAGAACTACGAGCAAATCGCGCTGGACGCTGAAGCGCTTGGCGATGCAATTGACTACCTTGTGCCGGGCACGAGGATCAAGGTGGAATTTTTTGAGGGCCAGCCCATCGGCGTAGAGTTGCCGCCGGTGGTTGAGCTGACCGTCATTGAAACCGAACCGGGATTGAAAGGCGCGACTGCTTCTAACAGTCCCAAACCGGCGAAGCTGGAAACCGGCGTGACAATTCAAGTCCCTCCCTTCATCAAAGAAGGCGACAAGATTCGCGTTGACCCGAATAAAGGCGTCTATCTTGAACGCGCCAAATGA